Genomic DNA from Campylobacter concisus:
TGAGCGAGTACATCGAAAAAACGATGGAGTGGATAAAAAAGACCAATCCGGGTCAAGGCGTCTTTGTCCAGGCTGCGACCGAGGTTTTAAATAGCCTCGAGCCGCTTATAAAAAGAGAGAGCAAGTACCAAAAACACGCAATCCTAGAGCGCATCGTCATCCCTGAGCGCACGGTGATATTTCGCGTCACATACACGGGCGACGACGGCAGACCGCAGGTAAATAACGGCTACCGCGTGCAGTTTAACTCAGCCGTGGGCCCCTATAAAGGCGGTATCAGACTGCATCCTAGCGTCGATCTTGGCGTACTAAAATTTCTTGGATTTGAGCAAATTTTTAAAAATTCGCTCACGGGCGTAAATATCGGCGGCGCAAAAGGCGGCAGCACCTTTGATCCAAAAGGCAAGAGCGAGGGCGAGATAATGCGCTTTTGCCAAGCGTTTATGAGCGAGCTATACCGCCACATCGGCAACACTGTAGACGTACCCGCAGGCGACATCGGCGTGGGCGCGCGCGAGATCGGCTATATGTTTGGGCAGTATAAAAAACTCACGGGCAGATTTGACGGCATACTCACGGGCAAAGGCTTAAACTGGGGCGGCAGCCTAGCGCGTACGGAAGCGACTGGATACGGGTTAGTCTATTTTACGCAAAATATGCTGCAAAAAGCTGGGCTTGGGCTAGAAGGCAAAAAATGCAGCATAAGCGGTAGCGGAAACGTCGCCATATACACGGTAGAAAAGCTCTATCAAGTAGGCGCGCTGCCTATCACGGTTTCTGATTCAAACGGATACGTTTACGACGCCGAGGGCATCGATCTAGCGGTGCTTAAAGAGCTAAAAGAGGTCAAACGCGCGCGCCTTAGCGAATACGTTAAATTTAGACCGAACGCAAAATACGTAAGCGTGGGCGAGTACAAAGAGGGCAGAAACGGCGTGTGGGACGTGCCGTGCGACGGGGCGTTTCCGTGCGCGACGCAAAACGAGCTGCATCTAGCCGACATAAAGACGCTCTACGCTAACGGCTGCCGTTTCGTGGCTGAGGGCGCAAATATGCCAAGCACGCTTGATGCGATAAATTTTATGCTAGCGCAAAAGGATTTTTACTTCGCTCCGGCAAAGGCGGCAAACGCGGGCGGCGTGGGCACGTCAGGTCTTGAGATGATGCAAAATGCCGGCATGACCGCATGGAGCTTTGAAAAGGTCGATCACAGACTGCACGGCATAATGAATCATATCTTTGAGCTTAGCTACGAGACTAGCAAGGAGTTTGGCGACGAGGGAAATCTGGTGCTTGGCTCAAATATCGCGGGCTTTAGAAAAGTGGCCGACGCGATGATAGATCAGGGATATGTGTAGGGCTGATTTTAGCTCTTGCTCTATAAATTTGCGTCCAAGCTAAATTTGGACGTAAACCAATATGAAATAAGTTTGGGCTTTTAGCTAAAAGAGAGTTTGCCTTTTGTATAGCAAATTTTACTGA
This window encodes:
- the gdhA gene encoding NADP-specific glutamate dehydrogenase — encoded protein: MSEYIEKTMEWIKKTNPGQGVFVQAATEVLNSLEPLIKRESKYQKHAILERIVIPERTVIFRVTYTGDDGRPQVNNGYRVQFNSAVGPYKGGIRLHPSVDLGVLKFLGFEQIFKNSLTGVNIGGAKGGSTFDPKGKSEGEIMRFCQAFMSELYRHIGNTVDVPAGDIGVGAREIGYMFGQYKKLTGRFDGILTGKGLNWGGSLARTEATGYGLVYFTQNMLQKAGLGLEGKKCSISGSGNVAIYTVEKLYQVGALPITVSDSNGYVYDAEGIDLAVLKELKEVKRARLSEYVKFRPNAKYVSVGEYKEGRNGVWDVPCDGAFPCATQNELHLADIKTLYANGCRFVAEGANMPSTLDAINFMLAQKDFYFAPAKAANAGGVGTSGLEMMQNAGMTAWSFEKVDHRLHGIMNHIFELSYETSKEFGDEGNLVLGSNIAGFRKVADAMIDQGYV